The genomic region GCCCGCAGCCGGGCGAGCAGCGTGTCGCGCAGGGCGCCGATGCGGGCAGCGTCCTCGGCCATTTCCATCCGGGCGAGCCTTGCGGCTTCGCCCAGCCCCACGATCAGTGGTGCCGGCAGCGTGCCGGAGCGCAGGCCGCGTTCCTGTGCGCCGCCGGAGAACAGGGCGGCCAGCCGCACGCGCGGCCGCCGCCGCACATACAGCGCACCGACGCCTTTCGGCCCGTAGATCTTGTGGCCGCTGATCGACACCAGATCCAGCCCGAGCGCCTCGACGTCGAGCGGCACCTTGCCGAAGCCCTGGGCGGCGTCGGTATGGACCAGCGCGCCGGCGGCCTTGGCCAGGGCGGCCAGGGGGCGCAGGTCCTGCACCACGCCGGTTTCATTGTTCACCGCCATGATGCTGACCAGCAGGGTCGGCACGGCCAGCGCCTCGGCCAGCCGGTCGGGGTCGAGCGTGCCGTCCGCGCGCACCGGCAGCACCACCGGCTCGAACCCCTCCTCGCGCAGGTCGGCCACGGATTCCAGGACGCATTTATGCTCGGTGGCGAGGGTGACGATGCGCCGGCGCGGGTCGCCGCCGCGGGCGGCGTGGCGGGCCGCGCCCTTGATGGCGATGTTGTTGCTCTCGGTGGCGCCCGAGGTGAAGACGATCTCCCGGGCGGTGGCGCCGATCACGGCGGCGACCTCGGCGCGCGCCGCCTCGACCGCCGCCTCGGCCTGCCGGCCGAGCGCGTGCTCGGCGCTGTGCGGGTTGCCGAAATGCTCGGTGAAGAAAGGCAGCATGGCCTGCACCACGCGCGGGTCGCAGGCGGTGGTGGCCTGGTTGTCCAGGTAGACCGGGCGGTTGGGGCGGGCGATCATGCGATCGATGTAGGCTCAGGCGGCGTTGCGGCAAAGCCGCGCGGCCATGGATTGGTATGCGTTCACGAAAGCGCTGATATCGGTTTCGGTGGCGTTCCAGGGCAGCGACACCCGGATCGCCTCCGCGGCGAGCGCGCCGGCGCCCATGGCGTCCAGCACGTGGCTGCGCTCCACCTTGCCCGAGGAGCAGGCGGCCCCGGCCGAGACCTGGATGCCGGCGAGGTCGAGCGCGATCACCTGGGTATCCGCCCGCACCCCCGGCAAGGCGAGGCAGGTGGTGTTGGGCAGGCGTGCGGCCCCGGCGCCGAGCGGGCGGGCGCCGGCGGCGATGGCGGCGTGTTCGGCGGTGTCGCGCAGCCGCGCCAGCGCCGCCATGGCGGCGACATCCAGGGCTGTCGCGGCGGCGGCGAAGCCGGCGATGGCGGGCAGGGCCGGGGTGCCGCCGCGGCGGTTGCGTTCCTGGCCGCCGCCGCCGATCAGCGGCGCCAGCCCGGCCGAATGCGCCGGCGCCACCAGCAGCGCCCCCGCCCCCGGCGGGCCGCCGAGCTTATGGGCGGACAGCGCCAGGCTGTCGGCGCCGAGCCCGGCCAGGTCCGCGCCGATGCGCCCGGCCCCCTGCACGGCGTCGACATGCAGCCGCGCGCCGGCGTCCCGGCACAGCGCCGCCGCCTCCGCCACCGGCTGGATCGTGCCGGTCTCGTTGTTGGCGAGCATCAGGCAGACCAGCGCCGGCGGCCCCCCGGCCAGCAGGCGGCGCAGGGCGTCGAGGTCGGCCACGCCCTCGGCATCCACGGGCAGCACGGTGGCGCCGGGGGCGGCGGCGCGGATGGCGGCATGCTCGGTGGCGCCGACGATCAGGCGCCGCCCGGCGCCGAGCGCGTGCAGCGCCAGCGCGTTGGCCTCGGTGCCGCCCGAGGTGAAGATCACGTCCTGCGCCCGGGCGCCGAAGCGGGTGGCGAGCCGCTCCCGCGCTTCCTCCAACAGGCGCCGCGCCGCCCGCCCGGCGGCGTGCACCGAGGAGGGGTTCCCGGTCAGGTCGAGCGCCTCCAGCACCGCCCGGCGCGCCTCGGGGCGCAGCGGCTCGGTGGCATTGGCATCGAGGTAGGTCACACCGCCTCCAGCAGCAGCGGCGCGACGGCCCGGCCGGAGACGCGGCCGTGCACCACGTCGGCCAGGGTGACGCCGGAGAGGAACAGGCGGATCTGCCGTTCCAGCTCGCACCAGAGGTCATGCGTGCTGCAGGTCGCGGTGCCGCCGTCCTTGTCCTTCATGCAGCCGGCCTCATCGGCGCAGCGCGTTGCCCGGATTGGTTCCTCCACCGCATCGACGATGTCGGCGATCACCATCTCGACGGCCGGCCGCCCCAGCCGGTAGCCACCGCCAGGGCCGCGGGCGGACAGCACCAGCCCGGCCCGGCGCAGTCCGACGAAAAGCTGTTCCAGGTAGCACAGGCTGAGCTGCTGGCTCGCCGCGATCTGGGCGAGCGTCACCGGCCCGCCATCCGGGGCCTCGCCGCCATCCCGACAGGCGAGGTCCACCATTGCCATCACCGCATAACGCGCGCGCGTCGAGAGATGCATCGCCTAGGTTCCAATCGTCACGCCGTGGCCCGGCCGTGTCGTCGCCCTGCCGTCGGGGTCGATCCGGGCCAGCCTTGCCTCGATTTCAGTCAGCTCGGTGCGCAGTTGCTCGATGTCGTGCAGCAGCGGGTCCAGCACGCCTTCGGCCGGGGTGCCATACGGGTCGAAGCATGGCCGCAGGTTCGGCAGGTGGCGGCGATCCACCGGCCGGGCCGGGATGCCGACCACCGTGGTCCCGGCCGGCACCGGCGCGAGCACGACGGCATTGGCGCCGATCCGGGCATTGTCGCCGATGGTGATGTTGCCCAGCACCTTGGCGCCGGCCCCGATGATGACGTTGTTGCCGATGGTCGGATGGCGCTTGCCGCGGGCCAGCGACGTCCCCCCCAGCGTCACCTGGTGATACAGGTGGACATCGTCGCCGATTTCCGCCGTTTCCCCGATTACCACGCCCAGGCCGTGGTCGATGACCAGGCGCCGGCCGATGCGCGCGGCGGGATGGATTTCGATTCCGGTCAAAAAACGGCCGAGATGCGCAAGCATTCGCGCCAGCAGGAACAAGCGTAATTCCCACAAGGCATGGGCCATGCGATGCCAGATCAGTGCGTGCAACCCGGGGTAGCACAGCAAAACCGTCAGCCAGGACCGTGCCGCCGGATCGCGCTCCTGATAGGCGTGGATGGCGTCCCGCAAAAACATGAATCCCATGCGACACTTTTCCATTATGAAAGTTGCGCGCTCCGACCTATAGTCCGGCAGCCCTGGGGCATTCGGTCCCGCCCTGGGCGGTTCGAGGGGAGGGGCCGGTCTTCGTCAATTGCAACGGACGGGCAGAACGGTTCAGGTCAGAAATGGGATCGCTCGCGGCCAATGGTTCGGGCACATCCAGGGTTGGCGGCAGGCAAGCATTCCTGAGTTCGTCGGTCAAGAATTCGCGCCTGATCCTGCATGTGATTCGCGCGGTTCAGGGGATCGCGGTAAGGGATTCTCCTCCCGCAGGGGGCGGGGCTGCCTGACCTCTTGCAAAAACTCTTGCAAAAAGAGCCTTGGGAAAACAAGTCTTTGCAAGAGGCGTGCCTATCTGGGGTCATCGATCACTGATCGGGCAGGGCTTGTGGTATCGTTAAGCGATCGCGGGTCCCGTCAAACCCCATGGTCCGGCCGGCCCGGGCGGACCGGTCATCTCCCGAGGGTGTCAGCCCGGTCGTTCGTGGCCGGGGCTTACAGGAAACGGATTTCGCAGCATCATGCCTGAAGTCATGTTCGCCGGCCCGGATGGCCGGTTGGAGGGTCGCTACCACCACTCCAAGGAGACCGGAGCGCCACTCGC from Rhodovastum atsumiense harbors:
- a CDS encoding cysteine desulfurase family protein; amino-acid sequence: MIARPNRPVYLDNQATTACDPRVVQAMLPFFTEHFGNPHSAEHALGRQAEAAVEAARAEVAAVIGATAREIVFTSGATESNNIAIKGAARHAARGGDPRRRIVTLATEHKCVLESVADLREEGFEPVVLPVRADGTLDPDRLAEALAVPTLLVSIMAVNNETGVVQDLRPLAALAKAAGALVHTDAAQGFGKVPLDVEALGLDLVSISGHKIYGPKGVGALYVRRRPRVRLAALFSGGAQERGLRSGTLPAPLIVGLGEAARLARMEMAEDAARIGALRDTLLARLRAGIPGLVVNGSQAARLPGNLNLTFPAASAAELIAALPDLCVSTGSACSSAEVEPSYVLRALGLSDDAAGRTLRIGLGRFTTPADIDFAGAALIAAHTRLANAHIEAQVT
- a CDS encoding cysteine desulfurase family protein, with amino-acid sequence MTYLDANATEPLRPEARRAVLEALDLTGNPSSVHAAGRAARRLLEEARERLATRFGARAQDVIFTSGGTEANALALHALGAGRRLIVGATEHAAIRAAAPGATVLPVDAEGVADLDALRRLLAGGPPALVCLMLANNETGTIQPVAEAAALCRDAGARLHVDAVQGAGRIGADLAGLGADSLALSAHKLGGPPGAGALLVAPAHSAGLAPLIGGGGQERNRRGGTPALPAIAGFAAAATALDVAAMAALARLRDTAEHAAIAAGARPLGAGAARLPNTTCLALPGVRADTQVIALDLAGIQVSAGAACSSGKVERSHVLDAMGAGALAAEAIRVSLPWNATETDISAFVNAYQSMAARLCRNAA
- a CDS encoding Rrf2 family transcriptional regulator — its product is MHLSTRARYAVMAMVDLACRDGGEAPDGGPVTLAQIAASQQLSLCYLEQLFVGLRRAGLVLSARGPGGGYRLGRPAVEMVIADIVDAVEEPIRATRCADEAGCMKDKDGGTATCSTHDLWCELERQIRLFLSGVTLADVVHGRVSGRAVAPLLLEAV
- the cysE gene encoding serine O-acetyltransferase, with the protein product MGFMFLRDAIHAYQERDPAARSWLTVLLCYPGLHALIWHRMAHALWELRLFLLARMLAHLGRFLTGIEIHPAARIGRRLVIDHGLGVVIGETAEIGDDVHLYHQVTLGGTSLARGKRHPTIGNNVIIGAGAKVLGNITIGDNARIGANAVVLAPVPAGTTVVGIPARPVDRRHLPNLRPCFDPYGTPAEGVLDPLLHDIEQLRTELTEIEARLARIDPDGRATTRPGHGVTIGT